The segment AGACCCCAGACGTTCGGAAAATAGGGAGCCTTGTCGTCACGCAACTGGAGCAGCAGCGCTCCGGCCGCATCGACAAGGAGGGTGCACGCGATCTGCAGCATGATCAGCTCTTGGCCAGCCGGTTGAGGGCGCCGAGCGCCACGTCGGGACGTGTCGTGTACCAGAACGGGGGCAGCGACTTGCGCAGGAAGGCGCCGTAACCGCGGGCGGTCTCCAGGCGGGAGTCGAGGACCGCCACCACGCCCTTGTCGCCGGTCGAGCGGATCAGCCGGCCGACGCCCTGGGCCAGGCGGACCGCCGCGATCGGCACGCTCACCGCGGCGAAGCCGGAGCCGCCGGACGAGTCGACCGCCGCCGAGCGGGCCGCGGCCAGTGGCTCGTCGGGGCGTGGGAAGGGCAGCCGGTCGATCACCACGAGCTGGCAGGAGTCGCCGGGCACGTCGACGCCCTGCCAGAGCGACATCACCCCGAACAGGCAGCTCGCCTTCTCCTCCCGGAACTTGCGGACCAGGATCGGCAGCGTCTCGTCACCCTGCAGCAGGATCGGCAGGTCGGTCTTGCTGCGCAACAGCTCGGCCGCCTGGGTGGCGGCCTTACGAGAAGAGAACAGCCCGAGCGTACGCCCACCGAGCGCCTCGACCAGCCGAAGCAACTCCGCACCGGCAGCGTCGGGCAGACCGGACATCGCGGGCCGGGGAAGGTGCGCCGCAACGTACAGAATCCCCTGCTTCGGATAGTCGAACGGCGAGCCGACATCCAGCGAGGTCCAGCCGTCACCGGAGGCGGGTGTGCCCTCCGGACCGGGCGTGGCCGCCGGAAGGCCGAGCGACCGGGCGACCGTGTCGAACCGGCCGCCCAGCGTCAACGTCGCCGAGGTGACCACGACGGTCCGGTCCGAATACAGGCTCTCGGAGAGGGTGCCGGCGACCGAGAGCGGGGCGACCACGAGGGCCCGCCGGCCGCTGCCCAGGTCGGATTTCTCCACCCAGGCGACATCGAAGTCGTCCTCCTCCAGCAGGCGCTGGGACGTGCTGGAGAGCTCGTCGAGGACCGCTTTGGCCTGCTGCTTGCCGACCGGGTCGGAGTCGTCGGACTTGATCTCGCCGATCGCGGAGAGCCCGGCCCGGGTCGCCGACTCCAGCAGGGTGACCGCGATCCGCAGCTGGTCGGGCAGGCCGGTGGTGAGCCGCCCGGCGGGCACCTCGGCGAGGCCCACGGTGAGCGCGTCGGCCGCCTGGGCCAGTTGCTCGGCGGCGGCCGGCGGGATCATGGTGCGGGCGCGGCGGCCGGCCCGCTGGATCGCCTCCGGGGTGAGCTCGGCCTGCGCGGCCGAGGAGACCCGGTCGGCCAGCTCGTGTGCCTCGTCGACGACGAGCAGCTTGTGCGGCGGGACGATGTGCCGGCCGGCCAGCATGTCGACGGCGAGCAGACTGTGGTTGGTGACGACGATGTCGGCTTCCCGGGCGCGGGCGCGGGACGCCTCGGCGAAGCACTCCTGCCCATACGGACAGCGGGCGGCGCCGACGCAGTCCCGCGCGGGCATGGAGACGGACCGCCAGGCGGTGTCGTCGACGCCCGGGTCCAGCTCGTCGCGGTCGCCGGTCTCGGTCTTCTCCGCCCAGGCCCGGATCCGGATGATCTGTTTGCCGAGCCGGCCCGCCTCGCCGAGCCACTGCCCGGCCTTGGGCGCCGGCGGGTCGTCGAAGAGGGTGTCGGTCGGCGCCTCCTCGTCGGCGTGATCCAGTTTCGCCGCGCAGAGGTAGTGGTGCCGGCCTTTCAGCACGGCGAAGGTGGGCCGGCGCCCGAGCACCGGCTCGACGGCCTCGGCCAGGCGCGGAAGGTCGTGCTCGACCAGCTGATTCTGCAGAGCCAGGGTGGCGGTGGAGACGACCACCGGACCGTCCACGAGCAGGGCCGGTGTCAGATAGCCCAGGCTCTTGCCGGTGCCGGTGCCGGCCTGGACGAGCAGGTGCTCGCGATCCTTGATCGCCTTGTCGATGGCCTCGACCATGGCCTGCTGGCCTGGGCGGGCGGATCCGCCGGGAACCGCCCCGACGGCTGCGGCAAGGAGCTTTTCAGCGGTCGCCTTTTTCCTGGAGGCAGAAGCAGGTTTCTGGGTAGCTGCGGGCACGGAGGAACCGTACCCGCCACCACCGACAGAACCGGCTCACCGCTAGGGTGCACCTCATGCCGAGCGAGATGGTCCGGGTCATCTACACGAAGTACGACGGTTCGGCGCATCGTGACTACCCGGCCCGCCGTCTGGCCGAGGACGACCTCGGCATCTGGGTCGGCGTGACCCGCGGGACCGCCTCGGTCTACCACGGCCGCCCCTCGGTCG is part of the Actinoplanes sp. NBC_00393 genome and harbors:
- a CDS encoding ATP-dependent DNA helicase, which encodes MVEAIDKAIKDREHLLVQAGTGTGKSLGYLTPALLVDGPVVVSTATLALQNQLVEHDLPRLAEAVEPVLGRRPTFAVLKGRHHYLCAAKLDHADEEAPTDTLFDDPPAPKAGQWLGEAGRLGKQIIRIRAWAEKTETGDRDELDPGVDDTAWRSVSMPARDCVGAARCPYGQECFAEASRARAREADIVVTNHSLLAVDMLAGRHIVPPHKLLVVDEAHELADRVSSAAQAELTPEAIQRAGRRARTMIPPAAAEQLAQAADALTVGLAEVPAGRLTTGLPDQLRIAVTLLESATRAGLSAIGEIKSDDSDPVGKQQAKAVLDELSSTSQRLLEEDDFDVAWVEKSDLGSGRRALVVAPLSVAGTLSESLYSDRTVVVTSATLTLGGRFDTVARSLGLPAATPGPEGTPASGDGWTSLDVGSPFDYPKQGILYVAAHLPRPAMSGLPDAAGAELLRLVEALGGRTLGLFSSRKAATQAAELLRSKTDLPILLQGDETLPILVRKFREEKASCLFGVMSLWQGVDVPGDSCQLVVIDRLPFPRPDEPLAAARSAAVDSSGGSGFAAVSVPIAAVRLAQGVGRLIRSTGDKGVVAVLDSRLETARGYGAFLRKSLPPFWYTTRPDVALGALNRLAKS